In one window of Henckelia pumila isolate YLH828 chromosome 1, ASM3356847v2, whole genome shotgun sequence DNA:
- the LOC140863992 gene encoding uncharacterized protein isoform X1, protein MPGDDCSAQHHHFLPQIIAATYIVLLSNLLHDYSIFARCSCWIAALPEMSGRVLLVQEASCRDSDEEVAMNPRSGGEVVDMNEGSHESRIHEQEKKLLEQVVYSEEEAYMLYCDYAQAMGFNVRRGKQYYFMGTRRVRSKTYCCSKEGTKDDKADANGSSYKKMETRTGCKATISFLCDSSGQWKVSRFEKEHNHEMALPYVKPSKKSGQAILASNAYGSGGALDSLSEAEKIRELSLQLANAKNRAETFERQAATYKRQLDMICEHIEEHNQSLSKKIQTALNNVKKLESRD, encoded by the exons ATGCCGGGAGACGATTG CTCTGCTCAACATCATCACTTTCTGCCGCAAATCATAGCAGCCACTTACATTGTTTTATTGTCTAATTTGTTGCATGACTATTCCATCTTTGCACGGTGCTCCTGCTGGATCGCG GCATTACCAGAAATGTCTGGACGAGTGTTGCTAGTGCAAGAAGCGTCATGTAGAGACAGTGATGAAGAGGTGGCCATGAATCCGCGATCTGGTGGAGAAGTGGTCGATATGAATGAGGGATCACATGAATCTCGTATTCATGAACAAGAAAAAAAGCTGTTAGAACAAGTTGTGTATAGTGAGGAAGAGGCTTACATGTTATATTGTGACTACGCCCAAGCTATGGGTTTTAATGTTCGTAGAGGAAAGCAGTACTATTTTATGGGAACTCGACGGGTTAGATCAAAGACGTATTGTTGTTCGAAAGAAGGAACTAAAGACGACAAAGCAGATGCCAATGGTTCGAGTTATAAAAAGATGGAAACTCGAACAGGATGCAAAGCAACAATATCTTTCTTGTGTGATAGCAGTGGCCAATGGAAGGTCTCGAGATTTGAGAAGGAGCATAATCATGAAATGGCCCTGCCATATGTTAAGCCCTCGAAGAAATCTGGACAAGCAATTTTAGCTTCAAATGCTTATGGAAGTGGTGGTGCATTAGATTCACTG AGTGAAGCCGAAAAAATCCGGGAGCTGTCCTTGCAGCTGGCGAATGCGAAGAACCGAGCAGAGACATTTGAAAGGCAAGCGGCGACCTACAAGAGGCAACTGGATATGATTTGTGAGCATATCGAAGAGCATAATCAGTCGTTGTCAAAGAAGATCCAAACTGCTTTAAACAATGTGAAGAAGTTGGAATCCAGAGATTAG
- the LOC140875043 gene encoding uncharacterized protein isoform X1 — protein MFAFRKHLNLDLLIIPILILYSSSPASAIRMDVTYQEKHSCRTTVPGRFLLTDDNGLVCDALSVNPLSRCCTGKGDQFSCHGCNLVSQCCNSYEYCVSCCLNPALTDKELAQKVKIAKPVTAGLYGSVFDFCAGRCRHNSESVVHENAYLSEYHHCFTIPSTNSSGSSGKQVEARLVGINIIIGGQGESCDSVCKSNGQSCVPNKLALLNQCEISIEKYMSCQGSCLSSIGADQPAEVVDDAPKHLHPGACLYTKTPSVLSCNGSHRHTKRLCPCA, from the exons ATGTTTGCGTTTCGCAAACATTTGAATCTCGATCTCTTGATCATCCCCATACTCATTCTTTACTCGTCTTCCCCAGCATCAGCAATAAG GATGGATGTGACCTATCAGGAGAAGCATAGTTGTAGAACTACTGTTCCAGGAAGATTCCTTCTCACAGACGATAATG GCCTTGTATGCGATGCACTATCAGTTAACCCACTGTCTCGCTGCTGCACGGGAAAAGGAGATCAATTTTCTTGTCA TGGATGCAATCTTGTTTCACAGTGTTGCAACTCATACGAATATTGTGTTTCATGCTGCTTGAATCCAGCCTTG ACTGATAAAGAATTGGCACAAAAAGTCAAAATAGCCAAGCCTGTGACTGCTG GATTATATGGAAGTGTTTTTGACTTTTGTGCTGGGAGATGTCGCCATAATTCTGAGAGTGTG GTGCATGAAAATGCTTATTTGAGTGAATATCATCATTGTTTTACCATACCATCAACAAATTCATCAG GTTCTTCTGGTAAACAAGTAGAAGCAAGACTGGTTGGGATCAATATCATTATAGGAGG TCAAGGGGAATCATGTGATTCAGTTTGCAAGTCTAATGGACAATCTTGTGTGCCCAACAAATTGGCGCTGCTTAATCAGTGTGAAAT TAGCATTGAAAAATATATGAGCTGTCAAGGTTCCTGTTTGTCAAGCATTGGAGCTGATCAACCAGCTGAAGTTGTAGATGATGCCCCAAAACATCTG CATCCAGGCGCTTGCTTGTACACAAAGACACCATCTGTGCTTTCTTGCAATGGTTCACATAGGCATACAAAGAGGCTTTGCCCTTGTGCATAA
- the LOC140889705 gene encoding protein NLP9, whose product MEGKDGELMDNGMRSSKLEETLGNVAELMNIDTYAGWYDGPSGFSEHMLPHFAFSAGVASTNFPSFDGWNFTDQYTSEISVVGGDTMGISFIGDGKFHDTNGHFAIPINPADGGVNFTDRVEKSSRQHNVVGDERNSVIPRLPLQSLAEKMLRALYLFKEWSEVGILAQVWVPMKNEDRYILSTFEQPFLLDQTLSGYREVSRFFTFSPESKPGSVLGLIGRVFTSKIPEWTSNVKYYNKAEYLRIQYAVAHKVQGSIALPIFEDDSLQRACCAVLELVTTKEKSNFDLEMENVCRALQAVNLMSTVPPRRYPQTLSKNQKLALAEITDVLRVVCHAHRLPVALAWIPCIYLEGSGSETIRASATGPNMSANKKYVLRIHDTACYVNDKYIHGFVHACAQHHLEDGQGVAGKALESNHPFFYSDVKEYHVHEYPLVHHARKFGLQAAVAIRLRSTFTGDDDYVLEFFLPVNMKGSTEQQLLLNNLSGTMQRICKSLRTVSDAEYLGMEDTKDNLHGGEGKNILPLSRRSSEHSLVNGNLNSPEPITQNIPDSTSMRIEADVPHGQVISGSKKLMEKKRSTAEKHVSLQVLQQYFSGSLKDAAKSIGVCPTTLKRICRQHGISRWPSRKINKVNRSLRKIQSVIDSVEGVEGGLKFDPTTGELVATGSILQEFDHKKGVVLPYNNPSAKPSDLVIQNTKTVPQSAYIDIETTIEKMEEKCCLNGNDLTGFNLIDTNVYRGDCKTNASSGKHEESQLAALDVRLSCPASLNTMPLTNPKFPPNNFLAREECSRWVLENDYAKPEPSESHFFSGISSSMAADGKIDSRSKGNIETGRNDGAVEHNQLTSSGMTDSSNGSGSGSLMNGSSSSMKSYDDRNSSKIEAASGDDRCKLIVKATYKEDTVRFKFDPIAGSFQLYEEVAMRFKIPTGQFQLKYLDDEGEWVLMVSDSDFQECLEILDNLGTCIVKFQVRDVPITFGSSGSSNCFLGGGS is encoded by the exons ATGGAGGGCAAGGATGGAGAATTGATGGATAATGGTATGCGGAGCTCAAAGTTGGAGGAAACACTTGGTAATGTTGCAGAACTGATGAATATTGATACGTATGCTGGGTGGTATGATGGCCCCAGTGGGTTTTCTGAACACATGCTTCCCCATTTTGCCTTCTCCGCTGGTGTGGCATCCACAAATTTTCCTTCCTTCGACGGATGGAATTTCACGGATCAGTATACTTCCGAAATTTCAGTGGTGGGAGGTGATACTATGGGAATATCATTCATAGGCGATGGTAAATTTCATGATACGAATGGTCATTTTGCTATACCGATTAATCCTGCTGATGGTGGGGTTAATTTCACTGATAGGGTAGAAAAAAGTTCAAGGCAGCATAATGTTGTGGGTGATGAACGGAACAGTGTGATCCCAAGGCTTCCTTTGCAATCCCTGGCTGAGAAAATGCTAAGAGCTTTATATCTATTTAAGGAATGGTCTGAAGTGGGTATTTTAGCCCAAGTCTGGGTTCCAATGAAGAATGAGGATCGTTACATTTTAAGCACTTTTGAACAACCTTTTTTACTAGATCAAACACTTAGCGGATACCGTGAAGTGTCTAGATTTTTTACATTTTCCCCAGAATCAAAACCTGGATCTGTCCTTGGGCTTATAGGTCGCGTATTTACTTCAAAGATTCCCGAATGGACCTCAAATGTAAAATACTACAATAAAGCTGAATATTTACGGATACAATATGCCGTTGCTCATAAAGTCCAGGGCTCTATTGCTTTACCTATATTCGAGGATGATTCACTTCAAAGGGCATGTTGTGCGGTACTAGAACTTGTAACCACAAAGGAAAAATCTAATTTTGATTTGGAGATGGAAAATGTTTGTCGTGCACTACAG GCCGTGAATTTAATGAGCACTGTACCTCCTAGACGATATCCCCAG ACTCTCTCTAAGAATCAGAAGCTAGCTTTAGCTGAGATAACAGATGTTTTACGTGTCGTTTGTCATGCACATCGACTACCAGTTGCTTTAGCATGGATCCCATGTATTTACCTAGAAGGTTCTGGTAGTGAAACCATACGAGCATCTGCTACAGGACCTAATATGAGTGCGAATAAAAAGTATGTGCTGCGGATCCATGATACAGCATGTTATGTGAATGACAAATATATACATGGTTTTGTGCATGCTTGCGCACAACATCATCTTGAGGATGGACAGGGTGTTGCTGGGAAAGCTCTTGAATCGAATCACCCATTCTTCTACTCAGATGTGAAGGAATACCATGTACATGAGTACCCACTTGTACATCATGCCCGTAAATTTGGTTTACAGGCAGCTGTTGCAATCAGGCTAAGAAGTACTTTCACTGGGGATGATGACTATGTACTTGAGTTTTTCCTTCCTGTCAATATGAAAGGAAGTACAGAACAGCAACTCTTGCTTAACAATCTCTCAGGTACCATGCAGAGGATCTGCAAGAGTTTGAGGACAGTGTCGGATGCTGAATATCTTGGGATGGAAGATACAAAAGATAATTTACATGGTGGGGAAGGGAAAAACATACTGCCATTATCACGGAGGAGTTCTGAGCACTCACTTGTCAATGGGAATTTAAACTCCCCTGAACCAATTACTCAAAATATTCCTGATTCAACTTCTATGAGAATAGAAGCTGATGTTCCTCATGGACAG GTGATATCTGGATCTAAGAAACTGATGGAAAAGAAGCGAAGCACCGCTGAGAAGCATGTCAGTTTACAAGTTCTTCAGCAATATTTCTCTGGTAGCCTCAAAGATGCTGCAAAAAGCATTGGTG TGTGCCCAACAACTCTCAAAAGGATATGCAGGCAACATGGCATCTCAAGATGGCCTTCTCGGAAAATAAACAAAGTGAACCGTTCTTTGAGAAAAATACAAAGTGTGATAGATTCAGTTGAGGGGGTTGAAGGAGGATTAAAGTTCGATCCGACCACAGGGGAACTTGTGGCTACTGGCTCAATCCTCCAAGAATTTGATCATAAAAAAGGTGTTGTTTTACCATATAATAATCCCTCTGCAAAACCTTCAGATTTAGTTATCCAGAACACCAAAACGGTGCCCCAATCAGCTTATATCGACATTGAGACCACCATTGAAAAAATGGAAGAGAAGTGCTGTTTAAATGGAAATGATTTGACAGGTTTTAATTTGATTGACACAAACGTCTACAGGGGTGATTGTAAAACCAATGCTTCTTCCGGAAAGCACGAAGAATCACAGTTGGCCGCATTAGACGTGAGGCTTTCATGTCCTGCTAGTCTAAACACCATGCCTTTGACAAATCCGAAATttcctccaaataattttcttgCAAGAGAAGAATGCAGTAGATGGGTATTGGAAAATGACTATGCGAAACCAGAGCCTTCCGAATCTCATTTCTTTTCTGGAATCTCGAGCTCTATGGCAGCTGATGGTAAGATAGACTCCAGATCAAAAGGTAATATAGAGACGGGTAGAAATGATGGAGCTGTTGAACACAACCAACTTACATCCTCTGGCATGACAGATTCATCCAATGGGTCAGGGTCAGGGTCATTGATGAATGGAAGTTCATCAAGCATGAAAAGCTATGATGATAGGAATAGTTCAAAAATCGAGGCAGCCTCTGGTGATGATCGTTGTAAACTTATAGTTAAAGCTACGTATAAAGAAGATACAGTTCGATTCAAATTCGACCCTATAGCTGGTAGTTTTCAACTGTATGAAGAAGTGGCCATGAGGTTCAAAATACCAACTGGGCAATTCCAGCTCAAGTATCTCGACGACGAAGGGGAATGGGTGTTGATGGTAAGTGATTCAGATTTCCAGGAATGCCTCGAAATATTGGATAATCTTGGCACTTGCATTGTGAAGTTCCAAGTTCGTGATGTACCAATTACATTTGGAAGCTCAGGCAGTAGCAACTGCTTCTTGGGAGGGGGCTCCTGA
- the LOC140863992 gene encoding protein FAR-RED ELONGATED HYPOCOTYL 3 isoform X3 codes for MSGRVLLVQEASCRDSDEEVAMNPRSGGEVVDMNEGSHESRIHEQEKKLLEQVVYSEEEAYMLYCDYAQAMGFNVRRGKQYYFMGTRRVRSKTYCCSKEGTKDDKADANGSSYKKMETRTGCKATISFLCDSSGQWKVSRFEKEHNHEMALPYVKPSKKSGQAILASNAYGSGGALDSLSEAEKIRELSLQLANAKNRAETFERQAATYKRQLDMICEHIEEHNQSLSKKIQTALNNVKKLESRD; via the exons ATGTCTGGACGAGTGTTGCTAGTGCAAGAAGCGTCATGTAGAGACAGTGATGAAGAGGTGGCCATGAATCCGCGATCTGGTGGAGAAGTGGTCGATATGAATGAGGGATCACATGAATCTCGTATTCATGAACAAGAAAAAAAGCTGTTAGAACAAGTTGTGTATAGTGAGGAAGAGGCTTACATGTTATATTGTGACTACGCCCAAGCTATGGGTTTTAATGTTCGTAGAGGAAAGCAGTACTATTTTATGGGAACTCGACGGGTTAGATCAAAGACGTATTGTTGTTCGAAAGAAGGAACTAAAGACGACAAAGCAGATGCCAATGGTTCGAGTTATAAAAAGATGGAAACTCGAACAGGATGCAAAGCAACAATATCTTTCTTGTGTGATAGCAGTGGCCAATGGAAGGTCTCGAGATTTGAGAAGGAGCATAATCATGAAATGGCCCTGCCATATGTTAAGCCCTCGAAGAAATCTGGACAAGCAATTTTAGCTTCAAATGCTTATGGAAGTGGTGGTGCATTAGATTCACTG AGTGAAGCCGAAAAAATCCGGGAGCTGTCCTTGCAGCTGGCGAATGCGAAGAACCGAGCAGAGACATTTGAAAGGCAAGCGGCGACCTACAAGAGGCAACTGGATATGATTTGTGAGCATATCGAAGAGCATAATCAGTCGTTGTCAAAGAAGATCCAAACTGCTTTAAACAATGTGAAGAAGTTGGAATCCAGAGATTAG
- the LOC140875565 gene encoding tetrapyrrole-binding protein, chloroplastic: MATNLFNPISHHTSPCRRRHSSTDSSPATATAASANNVSFFLKPSTIPLTRATTFPISSSTYSTPATDPSSTATSQNISLDLLRQHLSDQNFRQADEETRRLVIVLAGESAQKRGYVFFSEVQFIPESELKAIDELWRQYSDERFGYSVQKKIWKKVNKDFTKFFVKVAWMKKLESSEVEQFNYRAFPTEFMWDMDENTVEGHLPLTNALRGTQLLNCILNHKAFEDDDNEEEEGDEDESNGSKPLGRTFKTTYSF; this comes from the coding sequence ATGGCCACCAATCTTTTCAACCCCATTTCCCACCACACTTCTCCATGCCGCCGCCGCCACTCCTCCACAGACTCCTCCCCCGCCACCGCCACCGCCGCCTCCGCCAACAACGTTTCTTTCTTCCTCAAACCATCCACCATCCCCTTAACACGCGCCACCACTTTCCCCATCTCCTCCTCCACCTATTCCACACCCGCCACCGACCCCTCCAGTACCGCCACCTCCCAGAACATCTCACTCGACCTCCTCCGACAACACCTCTCCGACCAGAACTTCCGGCAAGCGGACGAGGAGACCCGCCGCCTGGTGATCGTCCTCGCCGGAGAATCAGCTCAGAAGCGCGGCTACGTGTTCTTCTCCGAGGTCCAGTTCATCCCAGAATCCGAACTCAAGGCCATCGACGAGCTCTGGAGGCAGTACAGCGACGAAAGATTCGGGTACAGTGTGCAGAAGAAGATATGGAAGAAAGTGAACAAAGACTTCACCAAGTTCTTCGTGAAAGTGGCGTGGATGAAGAAGCTGGAAAGCTCGGAAGTGGAACAGTTCAATTACAGGGCTTTTCCCACGGAGTTCATGTGGGATATGGATGAAAATACGGTGGAGGGTCATCTGCCATTGACGAATGCGCTCAGAGGAACGCAGCTTCTGAACTGTATTCTGAATCACAAAGCTTTTGAAGACGATGATAACGAGGAAGAAGAAGGAGATGAAGATGAGAGCAATGGCAGTAAGCCGTTGGGAAGAACATTTAAGACAACCTACTCATTTTAG
- the LOC140875857 gene encoding putative protein FAR1-RELATED SEQUENCE 10 isoform X1 yields MDVEQMLDVGDERIEASVLEDIGTCEADLSGEPYEGMIFDSEDAARMFYDEYAGRMGFFTRILSSRKSERDGSIISRGLGCRGNRDVQSPGKRRGGCTSMLIVKRENVGRWVVRKFVRDHNHPLVVSSPKKRPTFDEKDKKIQDLTAELRLKKRLSAAYREQLLILIKDVENHNDNLTAKLQTIHSKLKEIEAKRHELSNH; encoded by the exons A TGGACGTGGAACAAATGTTGGATGTAGGCGATGAAAGGATCGAAGCATCTGTACTTGAGGATATAGGTACTTGCGAAGCTGACTTAAGTGGGGAACCCTATGAAGGTATGATCTTTGATTCAGAAGACGCTGCTAGAATGTTCTACGACGAATATGCTGGGCGCATGGGTTTTTTTACCCGCATTTTATCATCCCGTAAATCAGAACGTGATGGGTCGATCATATCACGTGGATTAGGGTGTAGAGGCAATCGAGATGTACAAAGTCCAGGTAAACGAAGGGGAGGTTGTACTTCAATGCTTATAGTGAAGAGAGAGAATGTAGGGAGGTGGGTTGTTCGGAAATTTGTGAGAGACCACAATCATCCGTTGGTGGTTTCGTCGCCTAAGAAACGTCCTACGTTT GATGAGAAAGATAAGAAGATTCAAGATTTGACTGCGGAACTCAGGCTGAAAAAACGTCTAAGTGCAGCGTATCGTGAGCAGTTGCTTATTCTCATTAAAGATGTTGAGAACCATAACGATAATTTAACAGCTAAATTGCAAACCATCCATAGCAAGTTAAAGGAAATTGAAGCGAAAAGGCACGAGCTTTCAAATCACTAG
- the LOC140875857 gene encoding uncharacterized protein isoform X2, translating to MDVEQMLDVGDERIEASVLEDIGTCEADLSGEPYEERDGSIISRGLGCRGNRDVQSPGKRRGGCTSMLIVKRENVGRWVVRKFVRDHNHPLVVSSPKKRPTFDEKDKKIQDLTAELRLKKRLSAAYREQLLILIKDVENHNDNLTAKLQTIHSKLKEIEAKRHELSNH from the exons A TGGACGTGGAACAAATGTTGGATGTAGGCGATGAAAGGATCGAAGCATCTGTACTTGAGGATATAGGTACTTGCGAAGCTGACTTAAGTGGGGAACCCTATGAAG AACGTGATGGGTCGATCATATCACGTGGATTAGGGTGTAGAGGCAATCGAGATGTACAAAGTCCAGGTAAACGAAGGGGAGGTTGTACTTCAATGCTTATAGTGAAGAGAGAGAATGTAGGGAGGTGGGTTGTTCGGAAATTTGTGAGAGACCACAATCATCCGTTGGTGGTTTCGTCGCCTAAGAAACGTCCTACGTTT GATGAGAAAGATAAGAAGATTCAAGATTTGACTGCGGAACTCAGGCTGAAAAAACGTCTAAGTGCAGCGTATCGTGAGCAGTTGCTTATTCTCATTAAAGATGTTGAGAACCATAACGATAATTTAACAGCTAAATTGCAAACCATCCATAGCAAGTTAAAGGAAATTGAAGCGAAAAGGCACGAGCTTTCAAATCACTAG
- the LOC140863992 gene encoding uncharacterized protein isoform X2 → MCSSAQHHHFLPQIIAATYIVLLSNLLHDYSIFARCSCWIAALPEMSGRVLLVQEASCRDSDEEVAMNPRSGGEVVDMNEGSHESRIHEQEKKLLEQVVYSEEEAYMLYCDYAQAMGFNVRRGKQYYFMGTRRVRSKTYCCSKEGTKDDKADANGSSYKKMETRTGCKATISFLCDSSGQWKVSRFEKEHNHEMALPYVKPSKKSGQAILASNAYGSGGALDSLSEAEKIRELSLQLANAKNRAETFERQAATYKRQLDMICEHIEEHNQSLSKKIQTALNNVKKLESRD, encoded by the exons ATGTGCAGCTCTGCTCAACATCATCACTTTCTGCCGCAAATCATAGCAGCCACTTACATTGTTTTATTGTCTAATTTGTTGCATGACTATTCCATCTTTGCACGGTGCTCCTGCTGGATCGCG GCATTACCAGAAATGTCTGGACGAGTGTTGCTAGTGCAAGAAGCGTCATGTAGAGACAGTGATGAAGAGGTGGCCATGAATCCGCGATCTGGTGGAGAAGTGGTCGATATGAATGAGGGATCACATGAATCTCGTATTCATGAACAAGAAAAAAAGCTGTTAGAACAAGTTGTGTATAGTGAGGAAGAGGCTTACATGTTATATTGTGACTACGCCCAAGCTATGGGTTTTAATGTTCGTAGAGGAAAGCAGTACTATTTTATGGGAACTCGACGGGTTAGATCAAAGACGTATTGTTGTTCGAAAGAAGGAACTAAAGACGACAAAGCAGATGCCAATGGTTCGAGTTATAAAAAGATGGAAACTCGAACAGGATGCAAAGCAACAATATCTTTCTTGTGTGATAGCAGTGGCCAATGGAAGGTCTCGAGATTTGAGAAGGAGCATAATCATGAAATGGCCCTGCCATATGTTAAGCCCTCGAAGAAATCTGGACAAGCAATTTTAGCTTCAAATGCTTATGGAAGTGGTGGTGCATTAGATTCACTG AGTGAAGCCGAAAAAATCCGGGAGCTGTCCTTGCAGCTGGCGAATGCGAAGAACCGAGCAGAGACATTTGAAAGGCAAGCGGCGACCTACAAGAGGCAACTGGATATGATTTGTGAGCATATCGAAGAGCATAATCAGTCGTTGTCAAAGAAGATCCAAACTGCTTTAAACAATGTGAAGAAGTTGGAATCCAGAGATTAG
- the LOC140875857 gene encoding uncharacterized protein isoform X3 translates to MDVEQMLDVGDERIEASVLEDIGTCEADLSGEPYEGCRGNRDVQSPGKRRGGCTSMLIVKRENVGRWVVRKFVRDHNHPLVVSSPKKRPTFDEKDKKIQDLTAELRLKKRLSAAYREQLLILIKDVENHNDNLTAKLQTIHSKLKEIEAKRHELSNH, encoded by the exons A TGGACGTGGAACAAATGTTGGATGTAGGCGATGAAAGGATCGAAGCATCTGTACTTGAGGATATAGGTACTTGCGAAGCTGACTTAAGTGGGGAACCCTATGAAG GGTGTAGAGGCAATCGAGATGTACAAAGTCCAGGTAAACGAAGGGGAGGTTGTACTTCAATGCTTATAGTGAAGAGAGAGAATGTAGGGAGGTGGGTTGTTCGGAAATTTGTGAGAGACCACAATCATCCGTTGGTGGTTTCGTCGCCTAAGAAACGTCCTACGTTT GATGAGAAAGATAAGAAGATTCAAGATTTGACTGCGGAACTCAGGCTGAAAAAACGTCTAAGTGCAGCGTATCGTGAGCAGTTGCTTATTCTCATTAAAGATGTTGAGAACCATAACGATAATTTAACAGCTAAATTGCAAACCATCCATAGCAAGTTAAAGGAAATTGAAGCGAAAAGGCACGAGCTTTCAAATCACTAG
- the LOC140893566 gene encoding calmodulin-like protein 3 → MPTILLWIFLVYKLLNTVILYLIPKKLRAYFPFSWHLFSDPKQQEQQKYSKKSTGSSLADDVSRGMEACELKRVFQLFDRNGDGRITKEELNESLENMGILIPDKELSLMIEKIDVNFDGCVDIDEFGNLYQNIVDERHEEEDMREAFDVFDRDRDGFISVDELKYVLGSLGLKQGGGVEDCKKMIMKVDVDGDGLVDFNEFRMMMKGGGFL, encoded by the coding sequence ATGCcaaccattttgttgtggattTTCCTCGTGTACAAGCTCTTGAACACCGTTATCTTGTACTTGATACCCAAGAAATTGAGGGCTTACTTCCCCTTTTCTTGGCACCTGTTCTCGGACCCAAAGCAGCAAGAGCAACAAAAATACAGCAAGAAAAGCACGGGGTCATCATTGGCTGACGACGTTTCACGTGGAATGGAAGCGTGTGAGCTGAAGAGGGTGTTCCAATTGTTTGATCGGAATGGGGACGGGAGGATCACCAAGGAGGAGCTGAACGAGTCGTTGGAGAACATGGGAATCTTGATCCCGGATAAGGAGCTGAGCCTGATGATTGAGAAGATCGATGTCAACTTTGATGGATGTGTCGATATTGACGAGTTTGGGAATTTGTATCAAAACATTGTGGATGAGAGGCATGAGGAGGAAGACATGAGGGAGGCGTTCGACGTTTTCGACAGGGATCGAGATGGTTTTATCAGCGTGGATGAGCTGAAATACGTGTTGGGATCCCTTGGATTGAAGCAGGGAGGGGGTGTCGAGGATTGCAAGAAGATGATAATGAAGGTGGATGTGGATGGAGATGGTTTGGTGGATTTTAACGAGTTTCGGATGATGATGAAAGGGGGAGGATTCCTTTGA
- the LOC140875043 gene encoding uncharacterized protein isoform X2, whose product MFAFRKHLNLDLLIIPILILYSSSPASAIRMDVTYQEKHSCRTTVPGRFLLTDDNGLVCDALSVNPLSRCCTGKGDQFSCHGCNLVSQCCNSYEYCVSCCLNPALTDKELAQKVKIAKPVTAGLYGSVFDFCAGRCRHNSESVVHENAYLSEYHHCFTIPSTNSSGSSGKQVEARLVGINIIIGGQGESCDSVCKSNGQSCVPNKLALLNQCEIIEKYMSCQGSCLSSIGADQPAEVVDDAPKHLHPGACLYTKTPSVLSCNGSHRHTKRLCPCA is encoded by the exons ATGTTTGCGTTTCGCAAACATTTGAATCTCGATCTCTTGATCATCCCCATACTCATTCTTTACTCGTCTTCCCCAGCATCAGCAATAAG GATGGATGTGACCTATCAGGAGAAGCATAGTTGTAGAACTACTGTTCCAGGAAGATTCCTTCTCACAGACGATAATG GCCTTGTATGCGATGCACTATCAGTTAACCCACTGTCTCGCTGCTGCACGGGAAAAGGAGATCAATTTTCTTGTCA TGGATGCAATCTTGTTTCACAGTGTTGCAACTCATACGAATATTGTGTTTCATGCTGCTTGAATCCAGCCTTG ACTGATAAAGAATTGGCACAAAAAGTCAAAATAGCCAAGCCTGTGACTGCTG GATTATATGGAAGTGTTTTTGACTTTTGTGCTGGGAGATGTCGCCATAATTCTGAGAGTGTG GTGCATGAAAATGCTTATTTGAGTGAATATCATCATTGTTTTACCATACCATCAACAAATTCATCAG GTTCTTCTGGTAAACAAGTAGAAGCAAGACTGGTTGGGATCAATATCATTATAGGAGG TCAAGGGGAATCATGTGATTCAGTTTGCAAGTCTAATGGACAATCTTGTGTGCCCAACAAATTGGCGCTGCTTAATCAGTGTGAAAT CATTGAAAAATATATGAGCTGTCAAGGTTCCTGTTTGTCAAGCATTGGAGCTGATCAACCAGCTGAAGTTGTAGATGATGCCCCAAAACATCTG CATCCAGGCGCTTGCTTGTACACAAAGACACCATCTGTGCTTTCTTGCAATGGTTCACATAGGCATACAAAGAGGCTTTGCCCTTGTGCATAA